A portion of the Meriones unguiculatus strain TT.TT164.6M chromosome 14, Bangor_MerUng_6.1, whole genome shotgun sequence genome contains these proteins:
- the LOC110543388 gene encoding vomeronasal type-1 receptor 4-like, producing the protein MCSRTLAIGILFLSQSMVGILGNTSLLSHYLIIYCKEHTLKPTDLILTHLTTANSLIMVSKGVPHTMAAFGMKQFFNGFICKLLLYIERLGRSMSMGSLCILSVYQAISISPISYCWKKLKVKPSNNIGLFISFCWVLYITLNFIFPVITHVTRSHKNKTEKRHVIYCSTMGGEKIVGSLYTALFVCPEVLISVLIIWSSGSMIAFLYRHKQHIQHIRSTRVYLRRSPESRATQSILILVSTFVAFYSLSSILQGFVAVLYEPGWWLVNITAIISMCFPTLGPLFVSRDFLVLRFCLFWISNVKIQ; encoded by the coding sequence ATGTGCTCAAGAACTTTGGCAATAGGAATATTGTTCTTATCACAAAGTATGGTTGGAATCCTGGGAAACACCTCTCTTCTTTCCCACTACCTAATTATTTACTGTAAGGAACATACATTGAAGCCTACAGATTTAATCCTCACACATCTGACAACAGCCAACTCCTTGATAATGGTCTCTAAAGGTGTGCCCCACACAATGGCAGCTTTTGGGATGAAACAATTCTTCAATGGTTTTATATGCAAACTTCTTTTGTATATCGAAAGACTTGGCAGAAGCATGTCTATGGGCTCTCTCTGCATCTTGAGTGTCTACCAAGCCATCAGCATCAGCCCAATAAGTTACTGCTGGAAGAAACTTAAAGTCAAACCTTCAAACAACATTGgtctctttatttccttttgctGGGTCCTGTATATTACCCTAAATTTTATATTCCCTGTGATTACGCATGTCACAAGgagtcacaaaaataaaacagaaaaaagacatGTTATATATTGCTCCACTATGGGAGGTGAAAAAATTGTAGGATCACTGTACACAGCATTATTTGTGTGCCCTGAAGTCTTGATTTCTGTGCTCATCATCTGGTCCAGTGGCTCCATGATTGCCTTTCTATACAGACACAAGCAGCACATTCAACACATCCGGAGCACCCGTGTTTACCTCAGAAGATCCCCTGAGTCTAGAGCCACCCAGAGCATCCTGATTCTGGTGTCTACTTTTGTAGCTTTTTATTCCCTATCCTCCATATTAcaaggttttgttgctgttttatatGAGCCTGGTTGGTGGTTGGTAAATATCACAGCTATCATTTCTATGTGTTTTCCTACTTTGGGTCCTTTGTTTGTGAGTCGTGACTTCCTTGTACTCAGATTCTGCTTATTCTGGATAAGTAATGTCAAAATCCAATAG